The genomic interval GTTGCTTTTCTAACTGTCTTAACTATATCACACGTATTACGATATTGCAATGCTTTTTTGCAACTTTTTTAAAAAACTTTTTAGCGTTATTATTAAGTTAATAAATCGTCCAACTCGTCCACCGCTTTATATAGCTTTTTAGCGTTCGTTAATGTGATGTTACCTAATTCCATTTTACCGTTACGCAAACGGCTAACCGTCGATAGCGATATATCAGCCTTACGACTCAATTCGTTACTTGATACATCAGAAGCTAACAACGCTTTTATTTCGTTTTCGACTTCCTGCGCTTTGTTCATATCTGCACCGCCTTTCGTTATTGCTTATCTATACTATACGCTTTGCATTGCGAAATTGCAAGTGTTAATTTAAAAAAGTTTTATAAAACATCCGTAAAAATACCGTTAAACGCTTGCAGGCGTAAGCGTTGACCGTTCACATAAATTTTTAAGCGTTCGAGTTTCTTCTTATATAGTAAAATGCGCGCATGTATTCGGCAACGCCTCGAAGGTATTACGTATTTACTGCGCAATCGACCGAGATAGCGTATACAAAGCCTATAACGTCAAGCGTTGCCTATAACGTATTA from Macrococcus armenti carries:
- a CDS encoding helix-turn-helix domain-containing protein, encoding MNKAQEVENEIKALLASDVSSNELSRKADISLSTVSRLRNGKMELGNITLTNAKKLYKAVDELDDLLT